From the Teredinibacter turnerae T7901 genome, one window contains:
- a CDS encoding urea amidolyase associated protein UAAP1 encodes MTHSTAQPLYTFELPAASHWSLKIKRGLELTLTDITGGANLGMMFYNPENLLERYNAPDTLKCQHTFKLTRGNCLYSDMGRIFCSITADNFGWHETVCGNSRKQHIEKTWGSLSYQDAQNDWRQNGFDAFLVELTKYGLNERDMGANLNLFSKVVADESGNLSLDASAAKPGASLTLRFEMDTLVVMHSCPHPLNQAASYPRTPVLCELFEAAPVADDDFCKNFRPENGRGFENNRLYHLGIGA; translated from the coding sequence CAAACGCGGCCTCGAACTGACACTCACCGATATTACCGGTGGAGCCAATCTGGGAATGATGTTCTACAACCCGGAAAATTTATTGGAACGTTACAACGCACCCGACACCCTGAAGTGTCAGCACACTTTTAAATTAACGCGCGGCAACTGCCTGTACTCGGATATGGGCCGCATTTTCTGCTCGATTACCGCAGATAATTTTGGCTGGCACGAGACCGTGTGCGGCAACAGCCGCAAGCAGCATATCGAAAAAACCTGGGGGTCGCTCTCCTATCAGGATGCGCAAAACGACTGGCGCCAAAACGGCTTCGATGCCTTTCTGGTGGAATTGACCAAATACGGTCTCAACGAGCGGGACATGGGGGCGAACCTTAACCTGTTCAGCAAAGTGGTAGCCGACGAAAGCGGCAATCTCAGCCTCGATGCCAGCGCAGCAAAACCCGGCGCAAGCCTGACTTTGCGCTTTGAAATGGACACGCTGGTGGTAATGCACAGCTGCCCACATCCACTCAACCAGGCAGCGAGCTACCCCCGCACGCCGGTGCTGTGTGAATTGTTTGAAGCGGCGCCGGTCGCCGACGATGACTTCTGCAAAAACTTCCGCCCGGAAAACGGACGGGGTTTTGAAAATAACCGTTTGTACCATTTGGGGATAGGCGCATGA
- a CDS encoding urea amidolyase associated protein UAAP2 → MIRESDMLLSEAQESTVVPAGDYLLKKIKRGQTVRITDLEGNQAADTLFYNANNTAERYSAMDTIREQGNVYLSAGTLLRSNFGNPLLEITADTCGRHDTLGGACATESNTVRYDLNKRCMHACRDSWMLAIGEHESVGISKRDITHNINFFMNVPVTAEGGLTFEDGISAPGKYVEMVAHMDVYMLVSNCPQLNNPCNGYNPTPVEITLW, encoded by the coding sequence ATGATCAGAGAAAGTGACATGTTGTTAAGCGAAGCGCAGGAATCGACTGTCGTACCCGCTGGCGATTATTTACTGAAAAAAATCAAGCGCGGCCAAACCGTGAGAATTACCGACCTGGAAGGCAATCAGGCCGCAGACACCTTGTTTTACAACGCCAACAATACGGCCGAACGCTACAGTGCCATGGATACCATTCGCGAACAGGGCAATGTATACCTGAGCGCGGGAACGCTGTTGCGCAGTAATTTTGGCAACCCGCTGCTGGAAATTACCGCAGACACCTGCGGTCGCCACGATACCCTCGGCGGCGCCTGTGCGACCGAGAGCAACACCGTGCGCTACGACCTGAACAAGCGCTGTATGCACGCCTGCCGCGACAGTTGGATGCTGGCTATCGGCGAACACGAATCTGTCGGTATCAGCAAACGAGACATCACCCACAACATTAATTTTTTTATGAACGTGCCCGTCACGGCAGAAGGTGGACTGACTTTCGAAGACGGCATCTCGGCGCCCGGCAAATACGTGGAAATGGTGGCGCATATGGACGTGTATATGCTGGTGTCCAACTGCCCGCAACTGAACAACCCCTGCAACGGCTACAACCCGACGCCGGTTGAAATTACGCTCTGGTAA